A single window of Pseudomonas lijiangensis DNA harbors:
- the gltP gene encoding glutamate/aspartate:proton symporter GltP, producing the protein MKKAKLSLAWQILIGLVLGIALGALLNHFSAEKAWWISNILQPAGDIFIRLIKMIVIPIVIASLIVGIAGVGDAKKLGRIGLKTIIYFEVVTTIAILVGLVLANVFQPGAGIDMSTLGTVDISKYQQTTAEVQHDHAFIATILNLIPSNIFAAMARGEMLPIIFFSVLFGLGLSSLQAEVRDPLVKMFQGVSETMFKVTHMIMNYAPIGVFALISVTVANFGFASLLPLAKLVILVYVAIAFFAFVVLGLIARMFGFSIMKLVRIFKDELILAYSTASSETVLPRVIQKMEAYGAPKAICSFVVPTGYSFNLDGSTLYQSIAAIFIAQLYGIDLSIGAQMMLVLTLMVTSKGIAGVPGVSFVVLLATLGSAGIPLEGLAFIAGVDRIMDMARTALNVIGNALAVLVIARWEGMYDEAKGQRYWNSLPHWRSKDPVPAATPLAD; encoded by the coding sequence ATGAAGAAGGCAAAGCTGAGTCTGGCCTGGCAGATTCTGATTGGACTGGTACTGGGGATTGCCCTCGGTGCGTTGCTCAACCACTTCAGTGCCGAGAAGGCCTGGTGGATCAGTAATATCCTGCAACCAGCAGGCGATATCTTCATTCGTCTTATCAAAATGATCGTGATCCCGATCGTGATTGCCTCTCTGATCGTCGGCATTGCCGGTGTGGGCGACGCGAAGAAGCTGGGTCGCATCGGTCTCAAGACCATCATTTACTTCGAAGTCGTCACCACCATCGCGATTCTGGTCGGTCTGGTTCTGGCCAACGTGTTCCAGCCAGGCGCGGGCATCGACATGAGCACCCTGGGCACGGTCGATATCTCGAAGTATCAGCAGACCACGGCTGAGGTGCAGCACGATCACGCCTTCATCGCGACGATCCTCAACCTGATCCCTTCCAACATCTTCGCGGCCATGGCTCGCGGCGAAATGCTGCCGATCATCTTCTTCTCGGTTCTGTTCGGCCTGGGCCTTTCCAGCCTGCAGGCAGAAGTCCGTGATCCGCTGGTGAAGATGTTCCAGGGCGTCTCGGAAACCATGTTCAAAGTCACCCACATGATCATGAACTACGCCCCGATCGGCGTATTCGCTCTGATCTCGGTGACCGTCGCCAACTTCGGTTTCGCTTCCCTGCTGCCGCTGGCCAAGCTGGTGATCCTGGTTTACGTGGCCATCGCCTTCTTCGCTTTCGTGGTTCTTGGTCTGATCGCCCGCATGTTCGGCTTCTCGATCATGAAGCTGGTCCGCATCTTCAAGGACGAGCTGATCCTGGCCTACTCCACCGCCAGTTCCGAAACGGTCCTGCCGCGTGTGATCCAGAAGATGGAAGCCTACGGCGCGCCGAAAGCCATTTGCAGTTTCGTGGTGCCGACCGGCTACTCGTTCAACCTCGACGGTTCGACCCTTTACCAGAGCATCGCGGCCATCTTCATTGCCCAGCTGTACGGCATCGATCTTTCGATCGGTGCGCAGATGATGCTGGTGCTGACCCTGATGGTCACCTCCAAGGGCATCGCGGGCGTTCCGGGCGTGTCCTTCGTGGTACTGCTGGCTACTCTGGGCAGCGCGGGTATCCCGCTGGAAGGTCTGGCGTTCATCGCCGGTGTCGACCGCATCATGGACATGGCGCGTACTGCACTGAACGTGATCGGCAATGCCCTGGCGGTATTGGTTATCGCTCGTTGGGAAGGCATGTACGACGAAGCCAAGGGCCAGCGCTACTGGAATTCCCTGCCGCACTGGCGCAGCAAGGACCCGGTTCCTGCTGCCACTCCGCTCGCTGACTGA
- a CDS encoding LysR family transcriptional regulator — protein MDIRTLKNLMQVAQCGSLTAASEICCLSVQALAAQLNKVEAQFGFKLFKRSNKGLTLTSAGQELEPYMEQVLEASRQLDNKVAALNVSSSRILRVALNSTLSSEVNRCIVARMIEAFDDCQLEFSYAESVENLSKLNHESFDMAVLIGPQSIRPSVLLPFVQVQVVGVHCGPKDTPLSSLNEKLQVRPSSSCPYSESFQRFIAGGTPKKGKPPSIVYSGSETLTLSLIRQLDGIGLVSRSVAEHSGLTIVPGFEDSLEVHLVVNNSSLSCQALNYVVHTALQDSADSNVGRHTQRHTEKQIPAQVCA, from the coding sequence ATGGACATTCGCACTCTGAAAAATCTCATGCAAGTCGCCCAGTGCGGCTCCCTGACCGCCGCGTCCGAAATCTGCTGCCTCAGTGTCCAGGCACTGGCCGCGCAGTTGAACAAGGTCGAAGCGCAGTTTGGCTTCAAGCTTTTCAAGCGCTCCAACAAGGGCCTGACCCTGACCAGTGCAGGCCAGGAACTTGAACCCTACATGGAACAGGTGCTGGAAGCTTCCCGGCAACTGGACAACAAGGTGGCCGCGCTCAATGTGTCGTCCTCGCGGATCCTGCGGGTTGCGCTCAACAGCACCTTGTCGAGTGAGGTCAACCGCTGCATCGTGGCGCGCATGATCGAGGCCTTCGACGATTGCCAGCTGGAGTTCAGCTACGCCGAGTCGGTGGAGAACCTGAGCAAGCTCAATCACGAGAGCTTCGACATGGCCGTGCTGATCGGGCCGCAATCCATAAGGCCCAGCGTTCTTCTACCCTTCGTGCAGGTCCAGGTCGTGGGCGTGCATTGCGGGCCGAAGGATACGCCGCTGTCTTCGCTCAACGAAAAGCTCCAGGTTCGCCCCAGCAGCAGTTGCCCGTACTCCGAAAGCTTCCAGCGCTTCATTGCCGGTGGCACGCCCAAGAAAGGCAAGCCGCCCAGTATTGTGTACTCGGGCAGCGAAACGCTGACGCTTTCCCTGATCAGGCAGCTGGACGGCATTGGCCTGGTATCCAGGAGCGTTGCCGAACACAGCGGCCTGACCATCGTGCCCGGCTTCGAGGACTCGCTGGAAGTGCATCTGGTGGTGAACAATTCGAGCCTGTCATGCCAGGCCCTGAATTACGTCGTCCACACGGCATTACAGGACAGCGCTGATAGCAATGTAGGCCGCCACACCCAGCGCCACACTGAGAAACAGATTCCTGCTCAGGTATGCGCATAA
- a CDS encoding M16 family metallopeptidase, with product MRCLLFACLLLSSLPSLALDRLQVEGYLLPNGLQVLLKPGYEKGHVAIRLVVGIGFDDFACKDKELPHLLEHLLFSGIDDSGEGGLEERMQALGGEWNAFTSNTDTTFVIEAPASNQRKVLDLLLEVLTNTELLQSRFDEVKRIVEREDGGHFSHLQRLLDRRESGTGASNQLAVELGLKCAERPQVDDITLEQVEDVFASWYAPNNMTLIVVGDLDRLLPAYLERTYGQLNPTDPIEHPPLAESNGTAEASGTLIRNWLGEGARLHLTFTEPQLEKQHDETWELVEAYLDWALYTELRLKHGLSYGPSADREVFGDVGFMSLNADLERDDINEAEQSIRNLIKRLNKEGMQPATFARLQQAAIARQAWAVQGNSALADYYWGALNDYENGRFVDPVKRIKAVSLDTANHAMRQLLAKPGYWRVEKSLLSYDDLYGLAALVVGLIGLLVFWRVRKRLRK from the coding sequence ATGCGTTGCCTGCTGTTCGCTTGTCTGCTTCTGAGTTCTCTCCCTTCGCTGGCCCTTGATCGTCTTCAGGTCGAGGGCTATCTGTTGCCCAACGGCCTGCAAGTACTGCTCAAACCGGGCTATGAAAAAGGTCATGTGGCGATTCGGCTGGTGGTCGGCATCGGCTTCGATGACTTCGCCTGCAAGGACAAGGAACTGCCGCACTTGCTGGAACACTTGCTGTTCAGCGGCATAGACGACAGCGGCGAAGGCGGCCTCGAGGAGCGCATGCAGGCTCTGGGCGGCGAATGGAATGCGTTCACCAGCAACACCGATACAACGTTCGTGATCGAGGCGCCAGCCAGCAACCAGCGCAAGGTGCTGGACCTCCTGCTGGAGGTGCTGACCAACACCGAACTGCTGCAAAGCCGTTTCGACGAGGTCAAACGCATCGTCGAGCGCGAGGACGGCGGCCACTTTTCTCATCTGCAGCGCCTGCTCGATCGTCGCGAGTCCGGCACCGGCGCAAGCAACCAGCTGGCGGTGGAACTGGGACTCAAATGTGCCGAGCGCCCCCAGGTGGACGACATCACCCTGGAGCAGGTCGAGGATGTCTTCGCGAGCTGGTACGCCCCCAACAATATGACGCTGATCGTGGTGGGCGATCTCGACCGGTTGCTGCCCGCCTATCTGGAGCGTACGTACGGGCAACTCAACCCCACCGATCCCATCGAGCACCCGCCACTTGCAGAAAGCAATGGCACGGCCGAGGCTTCGGGCACTCTGATACGCAACTGGCTGGGCGAGGGCGCACGCCTGCACCTGACCTTCACCGAGCCGCAGCTGGAGAAGCAGCACGACGAGACATGGGAACTGGTCGAGGCTTATCTGGACTGGGCGCTCTACACGGAATTGCGCCTCAAGCACGGCCTGTCCTATGGGCCTTCGGCCGATCGCGAAGTGTTCGGGGATGTGGGCTTCATGAGCCTCAATGCCGACCTTGAACGCGATGACATCAATGAGGCCGAGCAAAGCATCCGCAACCTGATCAAGCGCCTGAACAAGGAAGGCATGCAACCGGCCACCTTCGCCCGCCTGCAACAGGCTGCCATCGCCAGGCAGGCGTGGGCAGTGCAGGGCAACAGTGCGCTGGCCGATTATTACTGGGGCGCGCTCAATGACTATGAAAACGGGCGCTTTGTCGACCCGGTCAAACGCATCAAGGCCGTGAGCCTGGACACCGCCAATCACGCCATGCGCCAGTTGCTGGCCAAACCCGGTTACTGGCGGGTCGAGAAATCATTGCTGAGCTACGACGATTTGTATGGGCTGGCCGCGCTGGTTGTCGGCCTGATCGGGCTGCTGGTGTTCTGGCGAGTGCGCAAGCGTCTTCGCAAGTGA
- a CDS encoding nucleoside recognition domain-containing protein yields MLNGLWLGFFVVACVSAMGQWLIGGNAGIFAAMVESIFAMAKLSVEVMVLLFGTLTLWLGFLRIAEKAGIVDWLAKVLGPLFLRLMPEVPPGHPALGLITLNFAANALGLDNAATPIGLKAMRSLQELNPSQTVASNAQILFLVLNASSLTLLPVTIFMYRAQQGAPDPTLVFLPILLATSVSTIVGLLSVAFMQRLRLWDPVVLAYLIPGALLLGGFMAFLGTLSAAALAGLSSILGNLTLFGLIMLFMIIGALRKVQVYEAFVEGAKEGFDVARNLLPYLVAMLCAVGVLRASGALDFGLEGIRHLVEWLGWDTRFVDALPTAMVKPFSGSAARALLIETMQTQGVDSFAALAAATIQGSTETTFYVLAVYFGAVGIQRVRHAVGCALLAEFSGVVAAILVCYWFFGATAT; encoded by the coding sequence ATGCTCAATGGCTTGTGGCTTGGTTTTTTTGTCGTTGCGTGCGTATCTGCCATGGGGCAATGGCTGATTGGGGGCAACGCCGGTATTTTTGCCGCGATGGTCGAAAGCATCTTTGCGATGGCCAAGCTGTCGGTCGAAGTGATGGTGCTGCTGTTCGGCACGCTCACGCTCTGGCTGGGCTTTCTGCGCATTGCCGAAAAGGCCGGGATTGTCGACTGGCTGGCCAAAGTGCTGGGGCCGCTGTTCCTGCGCCTGATGCCGGAAGTGCCACCAGGCCATCCTGCGCTGGGCCTGATTACCCTCAACTTTGCCGCCAACGCACTGGGCCTGGATAACGCCGCCACGCCCATCGGGCTCAAGGCGATGCGCTCGCTGCAGGAGCTGAACCCCAGCCAGACAGTCGCCAGTAATGCGCAAATCCTGTTCCTGGTGCTCAATGCCTCGTCCCTGACGCTGCTGCCGGTGACGATTTTCATGTATCGCGCACAGCAAGGCGCGCCGGACCCGACGCTGGTGTTCCTGCCGATTCTGCTGGCCACCAGCGTATCGACCATCGTCGGCCTGCTGTCGGTGGCGTTCATGCAGCGCCTGCGTCTGTGGGACCCGGTGGTGCTGGCCTATCTGATTCCGGGCGCGCTGCTGCTCGGTGGCTTCATGGCTTTTCTGGGCACGCTGTCGGCGGCGGCACTGGCCGGCCTGTCTTCCATCCTCGGCAACCTGACGCTGTTCGGCCTGATCATGCTGTTCATGATCATTGGTGCGCTGCGCAAGGTGCAGGTCTATGAGGCCTTTGTCGAAGGCGCCAAGGAAGGGTTCGACGTTGCCAGGAACCTGCTGCCGTATCTGGTGGCGATGCTCTGTGCGGTGGGTGTGCTGCGGGCTTCCGGTGCACTGGACTTCGGTCTTGAAGGCATCCGCCATCTGGTGGAGTGGCTGGGCTGGGACACACGTTTCGTCGATGCCCTGCCGACTGCCATGGTCAAGCCTTTCTCCGGCAGTGCGGCACGTGCGCTATTGATCGAAACCATGCAGACCCAGGGCGTGGACAGCTTTGCTGCACTGGCCGCTGCCACGATTCAGGGCAGTACCGAAACCACCTTCTATGTACTGGCGGTGTATTTCGGCGCGGTGGGCATCCAGAGGGTTCGGCATGCGGTGGGCTGCGCCCTGCTGGCCGAGTTCTCGGGTGTCGTCGCTGCCATTCTGGTCTGCTACTGGTTCTTCGGCGCGACCGCGACCTGA
- a CDS encoding choline ABC transporter substrate-binding protein: protein MNKLSTALAVGVMTFGSLAAHAADQSCSTVRMADPGWSDIAATNAITGLLLDGLGYKAKVDTLAVPIAFGGLKDGQLDVFLGNWMPAQQGFYDKFVATGDVTQLAKNLEGTEFTLAVPDYVWEAGVHDFADLNKFADKFSKKIYGIGSGAPANLSLQDIIKKNEFELGGWKLVESSEQAMLAEVNRNVKRKAFVVFLGWTPHPMNVQIKGMHYLKGGEKYFGETGSVYTLTRNGYAEACPNVGKLLTNLSFTLEMENSIMAEVANKKVSNAEAAKAWIKANPAVLDKWLDGVKTIDDKDGLAAVKAKL, encoded by the coding sequence ATGAATAAGTTATCCACAGCACTGGCGGTCGGTGTCATGACGTTCGGCAGCCTGGCGGCGCATGCCGCTGACCAGAGTTGCAGCACGGTAAGAATGGCCGACCCTGGCTGGAGCGACATTGCTGCCACCAACGCCATTACCGGGTTGCTGCTCGATGGCCTGGGTTACAAGGCCAAGGTCGATACCCTGGCGGTGCCGATTGCCTTTGGTGGCCTCAAGGACGGTCAGCTGGATGTGTTTCTGGGTAACTGGATGCCGGCGCAACAAGGTTTCTACGACAAGTTCGTGGCCACCGGCGACGTGACCCAACTGGCCAAAAACCTGGAAGGCACCGAATTCACCCTGGCCGTGCCCGATTATGTGTGGGAAGCAGGCGTGCATGACTTCGCCGACCTGAACAAATTCGCCGACAAGTTCAGCAAGAAAATCTACGGCATCGGCTCCGGCGCGCCAGCCAACCTGTCGCTGCAGGACATCATCAAGAAAAACGAATTCGAGTTGGGCGGCTGGAAACTGGTGGAGTCCAGCGAACAGGCCATGCTGGCCGAAGTGAATCGCAACGTGAAGAGGAAAGCCTTCGTCGTCTTCCTGGGCTGGACACCGCATCCCATGAACGTGCAGATCAAAGGCATGCACTACCTCAAGGGCGGCGAGAAATACTTCGGTGAAACCGGTTCGGTCTACACCCTGACCCGTAACGGTTACGCCGAAGCCTGCCCGAATGTGGGCAAACTGCTGACCAACCTGAGTTTCACCCTGGAAATGGAAAACAGCATCATGGCCGAGGTGGCGAACAAGAAAGTCAGCAACGCCGAAGCTGCCAAAGCCTGGATCAAGGCCAACCCGGCTGTTCTGGACAAGTGGCTCGATGGCGTGAAGACCATTGATGACAAGGATGGATTGGCGGCAGTAAAAGCCAAGCTGTAA
- the betC gene encoding choline-sulfatase, with product MKRKNILFIMADQMAAPMLPFYAPSPIKMPHLSRLAAEGVVFDSAYCNSPLCAPSRFTLVSGQLPSRIGAYDNAADFPADIPTYAHYLRSLGYKTALSGKMHFCGPDQLHGYEERLTSDIYPADYGWAVNWDEPDVRPSWYHNMSSVLQAGPCVRTNQLDFDEEVVFKARQYLFDHVRQDGDAPFCLTVSMTHPHDPYTIPKRYWDLYRDEDIPLPVAHADQEALDPHSQRLLKVYDLWDKPLPVDKIRDARRAYFGACSYIDDNVGKLLQTLEETGLAEDTIIVFSGDHGDMLGERGLWYKMHWFEMSARVPLLVYAPGHFKAGRVSASVSTADLLPTFVDLAEGQLDSGLPLDGRSLLPHLQGEGGHDEVFGEYMAEGTTSPLMMIRRGAYKFIYSEQDPCLLFDVDNDPKEQEELSQSPVHQQLFTDFLAEARAKWDIPAIHHQVLASQRRRRFVARTLAIGKLKSWDHQPLVDASQQYMRNHIDLDDLERKARYPQP from the coding sequence ATGAAGCGCAAAAATATTCTGTTCATCATGGCCGATCAAATGGCCGCGCCAATGTTGCCGTTCTACGCACCGTCTCCCATAAAAATGCCCCACCTGAGTCGCCTGGCTGCCGAAGGCGTGGTGTTCGACTCGGCCTACTGCAACAGCCCGTTGTGCGCGCCCTCGCGTTTTACTCTGGTCAGCGGCCAGCTCCCGAGTCGGATCGGTGCCTATGACAATGCCGCGGATTTTCCGGCGGACATCCCGACGTATGCCCACTACTTGCGTAGCCTGGGTTACAAGACCGCGCTGTCGGGCAAGATGCATTTCTGCGGCCCGGACCAGTTGCACGGCTACGAGGAGCGGCTGACCAGCGACATCTACCCGGCCGACTATGGCTGGGCAGTGAACTGGGACGAGCCTGATGTTCGCCCAAGCTGGTATCACAACATGTCGTCGGTGCTTCAGGCCGGGCCGTGCGTGCGCACCAACCAGCTGGATTTCGACGAAGAAGTGGTCTTCAAGGCCCGCCAGTACCTGTTCGATCATGTTCGCCAGGACGGTGACGCGCCGTTTTGCCTGACGGTTTCCATGACCCATCCTCACGACCCGTACACCATCCCCAAGCGTTACTGGGATCTGTACCGCGACGAAGACATTCCGCTGCCGGTGGCCCATGCCGATCAGGAGGCGCTGGACCCGCATTCCCAACGTTTGCTCAAGGTTTATGACCTGTGGGACAAGCCGCTGCCTGTGGACAAGATCCGCGATGCCCGTCGCGCCTACTTCGGCGCCTGTAGCTATATAGACGATAACGTCGGCAAACTGCTGCAGACCCTCGAAGAAACGGGCCTGGCCGAGGACACCATCATTGTGTTCTCCGGCGACCATGGCGACATGCTGGGCGAGCGCGGCCTCTGGTACAAAATGCACTGGTTCGAGATGTCGGCGCGGGTGCCGCTGCTGGTTTACGCGCCGGGTCACTTCAAGGCGGGCCGCGTCAGCGCTTCGGTGTCCACCGCCGACCTGCTGCCGACCTTCGTCGATCTGGCTGAAGGCCAACTGGACAGCGGCCTGCCACTGGACGGACGTTCTCTGTTGCCGCACCTGCAAGGCGAAGGTGGCCACGACGAGGTATTCGGCGAATACATGGCCGAAGGCACCACCAGCCCCTTGATGATGATTCGTCGGGGCGCCTACAAATTCATCTACTCGGAACAGGACCCGTGCCTATTGTTCGATGTAGATAACGATCCAAAGGAACAGGAAGAACTGAGCCAGTCGCCAGTCCATCAACAGCTGTTCACTGATTTTCTGGCCGAAGCTCGCGCCAAATGGGACATACCGGCGATACACCACCAGGTGCTCGCCAGCCAGCGTCGTCGGCGTTTCGTCGCCCGCACACTGGCCATCGGCAAGCTGAAGAGTTGGGATCACCAGCCACTGGTCGACGCCAGTCAGCAGTACATGCGCAACCATATTGATCTGGACGATCTGGAGCGCAAGGCACGTTATCCACAACCTTGA
- a CDS encoding choline sulfate utilization transcriptional regulator yields MFEALGDLSLDLLRAFEAAARLRSFTAAAMELGTTQPAISQQIKRLEEQLAIRLFDRVYRGIELTEAGEVLFSHVQSGLQSIESGLVAITERQQNEVLQVATDFAFASYWLMPRLHRFHKHHPDVDVSLVTSERSHSMLSADIDVAVLFGDGRFKQGESRWLFSEEVFPVCSPQLLAGRATPLPNEVLREFALLHLRSEGSNNWFDWAGVFRALNIPQAPAPGQLRFDNYTLLIQAAIAGQGVAIGWRHLVDDLLDQGLLCRPIAATAISACGYYVVLPQRKRRLQVVQQFVDWLASEQALSGDSLTGKPLPSIAV; encoded by the coding sequence ATGTTTGAAGCCCTCGGTGACCTCTCTCTGGATCTGCTGCGAGCCTTTGAAGCAGCAGCCCGCCTGCGCAGTTTCACGGCGGCAGCCATGGAGCTGGGAACGACCCAGCCTGCGATCAGCCAGCAGATAAAGCGTCTGGAAGAACAATTGGCGATCCGTCTGTTCGACCGGGTCTATCGTGGGATCGAACTGACCGAAGCCGGGGAAGTTCTCTTCAGCCATGTGCAGAGCGGGTTGCAGTCCATTGAAAGCGGGCTGGTCGCGATTACCGAACGACAGCAGAACGAAGTGCTTCAGGTGGCGACCGACTTTGCATTCGCCTCCTATTGGCTGATGCCGCGCCTTCATCGCTTCCACAAGCACCACCCGGATGTGGACGTCAGTCTGGTGACCAGCGAACGCAGCCACAGCATGCTCAGCGCGGATATCGATGTGGCGGTGCTGTTCGGGGACGGGCGTTTCAAGCAGGGTGAAAGCCGCTGGTTATTCAGCGAAGAAGTGTTTCCGGTGTGCAGCCCGCAACTGCTTGCCGGCCGGGCAACTCCTTTGCCCAATGAAGTCCTGCGTGAGTTTGCACTGCTGCATTTGCGCAGCGAGGGCAGCAACAACTGGTTCGACTGGGCAGGTGTATTTCGGGCACTCAATATTCCCCAGGCCCCGGCGCCCGGCCAATTGCGCTTCGACAATTACACGCTGCTGATCCAGGCCGCCATTGCCGGGCAGGGCGTTGCCATTGGCTGGCGGCATCTGGTGGACGATCTGCTGGATCAGGGCCTGTTGTGCCGCCCCATCGCGGCCACGGCGATTTCCGCCTGTGGCTATTACGTGGTCCTGCCCCAGCGCAAGCGGCGGCTGCAGGTCGTGCAGCAGTTTGTCGACTGGCTGGCCAGTGAACAGGCACTTAGTGGAGACTCATTAACTGGCAAACCGCTACCATCGATTGCGGTTTGA
- a CDS encoding DUF5924 family protein codes for MPDWNSYVTRTLGLIRRYPGVIAAGGFISGIGSFILVDRQAGLATWIAVVMLISWLWLMIENSVVRLFSKKFGREIPQGLLRYGTQLIHQESLFFVLPFFFVTTTWNSGQLVFTALLGAAGLISIIDPLYYKWLAPRRWLFMALHTLTLFAALLTALPIILNLTTSESYKLALGIAMLLSFPSLASSFPINTWRRGVAVIAVTLAVGSAGWLLRSWVPPATLWLTEVAISTDFDNKNRTPGESIKQISATQLRRDGLYAYTAINAPRGLEERIYHVWRRDGQEVERIALDIHGGRKEGYRAWTHKQNFPKDVVGRWQIRVLTEDGQMIGVLRFEVTDTDQPAVTRPTGRLIKLKPGGDDEKPEPQPAPEQKSEPEQQQEKPAPEPAPEAPAAQ; via the coding sequence ATGCCTGACTGGAACTCCTACGTAACCCGCACCCTGGGATTGATACGACGCTATCCGGGGGTGATTGCGGCAGGTGGTTTCATCTCCGGGATCGGCAGTTTCATTCTGGTGGACCGTCAGGCGGGGCTGGCGACCTGGATCGCGGTTGTCATGCTGATCAGCTGGCTGTGGCTGATGATCGAAAACAGCGTGGTGAGGCTGTTCAGCAAGAAGTTCGGCCGGGAAATACCTCAGGGCCTGCTGCGTTACGGTACGCAGTTGATCCACCAGGAAAGCCTGTTTTTCGTGCTGCCGTTCTTCTTCGTCACCACGACCTGGAACAGCGGGCAACTGGTGTTCACGGCCTTGCTGGGCGCCGCAGGCCTGATCTCGATCATCGACCCGCTGTACTACAAATGGCTGGCGCCACGCCGCTGGCTGTTCATGGCCCTGCATACCCTGACGCTGTTCGCGGCACTGCTCACGGCCCTGCCCATCATTCTCAACCTGACCACGTCAGAAAGTTACAAACTGGCACTGGGCATCGCCATGCTGCTGTCCTTCCCCAGCCTGGCCTCCAGCTTTCCGATCAATACCTGGCGACGCGGCGTGGCGGTCATTGCCGTGACGCTGGCGGTGGGCAGCGCAGGCTGGCTGCTGCGCTCCTGGGTACCGCCCGCCACCTTGTGGCTGACCGAAGTCGCCATCAGCACCGACTTCGACAACAAGAACCGCACACCGGGCGAGAGCATCAAGCAGATAAGCGCCACGCAGCTACGCCGTGACGGCTTGTACGCCTACACCGCCATCAATGCCCCGCGTGGTCTTGAAGAACGCATCTACCATGTCTGGCGACGTGACGGCCAGGAAGTGGAGCGCATCGCGCTGGATATCCACGGCGGGCGCAAGGAAGGCTATCGTGCCTGGACCCACAAGCAGAACTTCCCGAAGGACGTGGTGGGGCGCTGGCAGATCAGGGTCCTCACCGAAGACGGGCAAATGATCGGTGTGCTGCGCTTTGAAGTCACCGATACCGATCAACCGGCAGTTACACGGCCAACCGGCAGGCTGATCAAGCTCAAACCGGGCGGCGATGATGAAAAGCCTGAGCCGCAACCGGCTCCAGAGCAGAAGAGCGAACCGGAGCAGCAACAGGAGAAACCTGCACCGGAGCCAGCACCCGAAGCGCCGGCTGCGCAATGA
- a CDS encoding DOPA 4,5-dioxygenase family protein — protein MQDVQGYHAHIYFDARTIGLARALCEAATAKFDVQMGRVHERLVGPHPDWSCQLAFGHSQFADVMLWLALNRNDLVVFVHPLTGDELKDHTEHAIWMGEIRPLDVSIFKA, from the coding sequence ATGCAGGATGTTCAGGGCTATCACGCCCACATTTATTTCGATGCCCGGACCATCGGGCTGGCGCGGGCCTTGTGCGAAGCCGCCACGGCGAAGTTTGATGTGCAGATGGGAAGGGTTCACGAGCGACTGGTAGGGCCGCATCCGGACTGGAGCTGCCAACTGGCGTTCGGGCACTCGCAGTTTGCCGATGTGATGTTGTGGCTGGCACTCAATCGAAACGATCTGGTGGTCTTTGTCCACCCGCTCACGGGCGATGAGTTGAAGGATCACACCGAACACGCCATCTGGATGGGAGAAATCCGGCCCCTTGATGTCTCCATATTCAAGGCCTGA
- a CDS encoding AzlD domain-containing protein: MPEQTFLILAVAAMVAVTLLPRTLPLQVNTEHWPDFIAKALEYLPVAIVAAITVTPLLIKNQQLQLDRPEFLAAIPTLLCAYLSRNLFLSVALGVAAYIAISAVL; encoded by the coding sequence ATGCCTGAACAAACGTTCCTGATTCTGGCGGTGGCGGCGATGGTCGCCGTCACGCTGCTGCCACGCACATTGCCGTTGCAGGTCAATACCGAACACTGGCCGGACTTTATCGCCAAGGCGCTGGAATACCTGCCCGTGGCGATCGTTGCCGCCATTACCGTAACGCCGCTGCTGATCAAGAACCAGCAACTGCAACTGGATCGTCCCGAGTTTCTTGCCGCGATCCCGACGCTGTTATGCGCATACCTGAGCAGGAATCTGTTTCTCAGTGTGGCGCTGGGTGTGGCGGCCTACATTGCTATCAGCGCTGTCCTGTAA